Below is a window of Malania oleifera isolate guangnan ecotype guangnan chromosome 1, ASM2987363v1, whole genome shotgun sequence DNA.
AATACCTAATAACCCGAAAAAAGTCTAAATGGTAGAATGCAGAGTCATGGCTTACCTTTGCTCTCAATGTCTCAATATTAGCTTTTAAAACTCGATTGTCAACAGCTGCATCCTGGTACTTTTGACTTACATCTGTAAGACACTTGGACAATGAAGAGTTCTCAACCTTCAACTGTGAAACCTACATGAATCCAAGCATACGAATTCAAAGGTTTTTTGAAAGTAtaatagaaaatgaagaaaaggagTGTTGTGAGCGTATGCTAAAGCAAACATGGGGTGAAACCTGTGTCTCAAGTTCATTCAAGTGTTCTTGCTTTCTTCTTCTAGATCGTCTTGCAGACTCTCGGTTAGACAGCATCCTGAGTCATCACAAATTAATCAACCATAGGACACAAAATTAAcaattatgaaaaagaaaaaaaaaattcgtcAATTCATTTGAGTTCAATGGTAGACAATAGACATGCATGCACAAGTCATCCACAGGAACCAATGTCCACAACTCAATTTCCACGGTGCTTCTTGTGTTACTAATAGCACCTGCAATGCCAATATGCTCGCCCCCACCCCCCTCCCCCGGGCGGCCCCCCACAAAAAAACCTCAATTCAGTTAGGCCTCATCCCAGCCATTTAAGGTCCATTACACATTTCTCCTAGTTCACTATTTTGACATGTGTCTGAGGACCAACAAAATTCGTTGACCTTGTGCAATGAAAAATGTACAATGAATCAAAAAATTGaagaataaattattcatgagcaTAAGAAATGTTTCAAAGATGTTGACACGTGAAAATTCTATGACTGACTTGCACAACTTTTAAGTGACCAATTATTAATCCATGATGCTCTCTCAAACATTCCTCCTCACTTTTTTCCCTTGATTATAGAGCAAATTTAGCACTCCCTATCCATGCCTTTCCCCATGTTGGGCAAGGACACAGATGGCAGTAGTACTACTTCCTAGGGGAACAAACACATATTCAAACACCAAACACCAGCCGAGTAAGTCCCTTAAAGAAGGTTATACATAAACACAATGAAAATTCTGTCGGAGATATTTTTTATGCATCTTGAGAATAAAACCCCAACACACACACCCATACTAACAACATATAAAATGTTCCTGCAACCGCACacacatttatttatatatgGAATAAGAGAATCTTACTCTTATTAAATTCTTTGACAACTTTTTTTTCTAATATTCCCTTCCAATTGTAATTGAGTTGATGCAAATTAGTTTAATTATCACTCATACTACAGCAATTGGAAGAATGTTGTTGCTCAGATTTCTAAAGAACTTGTCATTGAATAATAGAAgtatatatatgcatttattgCAACTTGGAACAACTTTTTCAGTTTCAGCAACATGCTTGTCCTTTTAACTATAGTTAGTATTTCTCACTTATTTTGTGTTTATTGTTTGTATTCGTATTTCATTTTCCATTTGGATTAGCAGAGGCTGCAACAATGATACATTTACCCTTCATATAAAAGGGCAGCCCGGTACACAAAGCTCTAAcgtatgcggggtccggggaaggggtggaccacaatgggtctataataCACAGTCTTACCTCCAAATGATTACATAAAAAGGGCATAAAtaaaaagatttttttaaaaaaaaaaaaccaaaaaaacaaaacaaacaaacaaacgaACAGCACATAATTCCTATAGTAAACATAGAAATGCCAATAGCTTTGCAAACCTTCCACTCAAAAGAATGCAAATGGTAGCAgcacaaaataataaattatgtttacCTCCGTGCACGTTTATCGTCACTAGGATTTGTATTCTCAGTGGTTTCTGTATCCCCTTCaagatcatcatcatcatctgatTGTTCTTTGGATGACTCACTTGTTGTTATTGCAACATGTACCCCTGATTTTTTCTCCAAAGTGGGCAAAGTATGCATTCCAAGTGATTCACTGCTTACCTTACTTTGTTCCATAGACATACCATCCCCAGGTCCTACAAcaattaaaaaatgataaataggaaaaaaaattatgaaaatatttgttgaaaaaaTGAACTGCAGTTCAATAAGTTCGGAATGAATGACAGCACGCCACATTATTTAAGAATTAACATAGAAAAAGgactaaagaagaaaaataagaccAAAGGATGTACCATAATAAACATCACTGTCTGATTTGGTTTATCATGCACAGAATATTTCTATTTtagtaaattaaaaataaaaaaataaaccctTTCCATAACATAGCAGTTATGTCAATTTGACAAATACAAAAAAGTTATCTAACAATTAACCAAAACTATAATCAAACAATCACAATCCATAATGTTAATCGAAATACCACCTTTGAGGATGCATGTCACGATTTCAACATAATTAGTAGTACTAGCCACAAGAAAAAAATTTCAACTCCTTCCTCTCAAGCAATTTTGCCCATTTTAGAAAGACTGTGGCACACCATTTGGATCAAAATATGCAAATATGTGAAGCTAGAGAAGAACCGATTTGAATCAAGGAAAAAACCAAAGGAATCAAGAATCCAAGATTTAGATAAGGTACTACCTTAGGCAGAACTAACAACAAAACTCTACATGCATTCATGAGCATCACATCAACCGATTGCAATATGGTCCATACTAAGGGAATATAGAATTCGTTTTCATATCTCAGACATGCCAGCACATGGTAAATTTCTTTTAATAGGAActtataaaatttaataaccatgtTCTTTTAATGCAATATAAAGCATGTGAGTGTAAAACCATATAGAGCTAAATTATGCAAATGCTAACTCAACAGAAAAAACAGCTAATCTCCCTGTTACTATTTCAACACCTACCAGCAAGTCAACATGTACTCTTGGTACCTTCAACCCCCAACTGCCACTGCTAATCTACCCGTCTACCTTCTCTACTTAGCCATTATTCACCACCAAAGTTACGTCCAATAATAACCACTTGAAGTTGTTTTACCCCTATCCCCTAATGTACCCTCTCTTAATCTTATAGAAATATAGCATGACTAACATTCTAACGAATAAAATGCATAGCCTTACCACAGATTTTCCTGTAAGAGCAATTAGTTTCTATCAAGACACATATAGTAGCTCAATGCATAACTTCAATCTTATCAAACCCTTGATGTTCTTTCTCCATCTCAAATTTCACTCCCTAAATTAACTGATGTCATATTGAGCTCATCAATCTGATTGATTCCAGCTACCAAACCTCCAAATCTTGTCACATGCCAAATTATAAAGGGGGAAAAACTGATAAAAGAAAAAGATCTAAATGCTAGAACGTTCCCCCTGCTAAAATCAATTAATAAAGCAATTTTGGTATGGAAGATGTTGTTACAATGTCTGGTATTATCATGTCTACCACAAATTTGATCTAGTTTCATGATCTAACCTGGTTTGATGTGGAAAAAAGAAAAGCAACAATGGATACTCTCTGGTGGTAGACCTAACTTGTTTTGGGGTTTCGGTTTATTTGACCCTTGTTATGAGATTTATTTTGGTGAGAAAGACTCTTTCCTTCAATAATGCACTAAGTTGAAAAACTGAGACGCTACTTTGAACATTCTTCCTTGTCATAAAGAAAGGAAGTGCTAGTTTGTTTTCTTCATTGTTTTTGTGCGTAAATAACCTTATCAGTTATCTCTGCCTCTTTAAGTCATGGCAAGCAAAATGTCCAAACTCGCTAAACTTAGAAGTCCACCATCATGAATTTGCTAAACCATAATTTGTCCAGTTTTTTTATCAATCAAGGACAGTGAAATTAAACCATCAAAAAGAGAAGATAAGTGAATTTATAGCTAAGCTTGATGTGACCATCCATAAATCCCTCTCTTAATTGAAAATGAACCCATACACAATCATTAGGCAATTTTTTTGGTCAAAATAACATGACAAATATCTTGATAAACTAAATTAGAAGGCTAAAAGCTGCCTAAGAACCCGTCATCACAACGTGTAATAAAACAACACAATTAGGTTTCCATCCACAAACAACTATCTAATTATTAATTCACTAAAGGTCCAGATTTTACCTAGAGCCTGGGATCCCAGTTTTGAATGTATTGAAGCCAGTGAATTATTTTCAGCTAAAGAGGTTGAGTTTAGCGGTTTTCCAGTAGGTGACTGCAGACAGACATGTAAAGGCAGGATAAATCCACTCATGAAACTATAGGATTTCCATCAGCAAATACTCCGACATAAAGAATAATAACTAATTAATTGCAGTAAAAAATAAATACCCGACGCTTCGCAACAACAGCACAATCCAGAAAGAGGCGGCTTCTGAGGTATGCCTGGTAGTCATCCGAATCAATCGAAGCCGCAGAGGGAGATGGATGCGACGGCGGCGGAGGCTTCTTGATCTCAACAACGTCCTCGTCTCCTTCTTCAAGCCTGGAAGAAGAAGCACGGGAGCGGCCAGAAAAGTCACCATTCGCACCGCCAACCACCGAAGCCTCCGAGACCGGAGAGCCCGAAGCTTCCTGAATAAGCCTCTCGAACGCCCATTCCGAAAAGCTCCTATTCATCCTCTGAGCATCACCCGCAGAAGCCTGGAACGGCAGCTCTGGCGCCGGCGCCGGAGATTGACAGAGCGCATCAAGATCGTCCATTGAGAAAGCCGAAGAAGAATTCATCTCTTTGTCTCTCTCCCTCCCTGTCCCTCTGTCTCTCTCTGTATAATCAGCCGTCGTCGAAAGCTCGTTGGAGCTTCCTGTGTGTATGTCAGCGGGAGGAGCTGAGTGTAGGCCACATGAGGTCAATCAGGGAATTTTCCTGAtttgttttgagaaaaatttattaaattaggcattttaatcaCATTCTACTATTAATTGACAATTAGAAAATTGCTTCATCGCCCATTGCATTCATTAAAAGAAAACATACCAATTTGTTATTATataatgacattttttttattattattatataggaATTCCAGTGACCAATGAGCCCTTCGAACCTCTTGGTATGACATCAAACCTATGAATCAACTTGCTTCGCTCCTAAATCTTACTAATCAGAATAAAGTCCgaatgcggacacgactttcGTTCATTTATTGGATGTTCGACTAATCTGATTTCCGGAATACATCTCCATTATTATTCACAATCCCATAACTTTTCCTAAATTTGCAACATAATATAGTTAATTACTggataatatttctaaaaatacattAATGATTGGAATTATAGATTTATGaatgttttttatattttaatttctaaaataaaagcTCCATTTTAAAATATGAGAATGATGATGCTGATGTCATAAGTCTGattatattattttcaaattataaAGAAGTAAGTAATTTATTGCCCACCAAAAAATAAGTGacttaacaaaatattttttatgagaAAATTTCAAACATCTCCTTAACCTTCCTTAACTTTGACTctctaaaatatacatataaatttaataaatttttttttaatatggttaatttttttatataaaaaagaaTAAATGTCAATAACATGTAAAATTAAAATcttacttttaaattttttatattttatattttctttttaaatttttttaaattatcaaaCATGAATAAGGTGACTTTGtctaaatttttcttttattttttcaatattttttagatccaattaatatttacaatacatttcataaatgTTTTACCTATTTACAATAATCACATGCAAggtagtcatttttttttttttttttggttttcataTGAGATTTGATgttttcaatttcaaaaatattttttttatatagaatttGCTCGAGTTTTTTTCcgatttatttaaaaaaaaattaaataataccctattatGAAAAGTATTTCTCAGAATGACTTTGACGTAATCTCACTAATTGATCCAACGAGATTTACTGTGCATGAATGAGACTGATttggacgcgtggcaaatctctcTGGTttatccagcgagatttgcttcgaaATTGGGAGTCGCTCATCCATCCGTTTTTAGACATGTGCCAAAACTCGCTAGACCATCCAACAAGTTTTGTTTGCCTATTGAATTTCTTCCTTCCTTTGTCCGCAGacgaatgtgtatgaaagttcaatttttaaaggggggTTCTGCCGAAATTTCTGCAGTAATTTGATAcgatgaatgtgtatgaaagttatgaatgtaatgttgtgaacgtATTGGTATCGTTTGTTTAGGATAGATTTTTTCTTTAAACATGTGCATGGATGAGATATGCTTAATTTTTAAAGGGGATTCTGCCGAAATTTCTACGGTAATGTTTCTTTATATAATTAGGTGCACACACTACGCTAaatgtatatcaaattttgaatttctacagtaatgattttttatataattaGACGCACTCACTATGCTAaatgtatatcaaattttgaatttcaatacTTAGATTACTATAATTCATATAATAGAATATTGGGTCAACAACAAATAAACAACTCAATATAACAATCATATGttctaaatatatattaataaaaagaTTATATAACTAAGACTCACTAACCCCTTCCCTAAATCAAACAGTTAATTAACTTTCACTCTCtaaaatatatgtataagtttaataaaatttattttaatatgattaatttttataaaaaaataaataaatgtcaataacatgtaaaattaaaatcttacttattaatttttatattttatatttatatttgaatttttttaaattatcaaaCATGAAAAAGGTAACTTTgtcaaaatttttcttttcttttttcaatattttttagatCCAATAAATATTTACAATACATTTCAAAATGTTTTGTCTATTTACAATAATCACTTGCAAggtagtcattttttttttttttttgggttctcaTATGAGATTTGatgtttttaatttcaaaaatatatatttttttttatatagaatttGCTCACCTACCAAATGTATTTCATAGTTTTGAGATTTgtgttatttttcttttaatttggaaaaaaagtaTAATTCAACAAATAAGAATAAATATTTGGTTTTACTAAAATAATTCCGTTAAACTTAAATTTAACATTTTCACATTAGTGCATAACGTGGGTGAGAAAAGAACAAATCATTCTTCGCTAAAATTTTATGGCAGCTACTTTAAACAACTCCATTTGAATTTCTTTATAATTTTGAATCTTCTAAACCGAAAGAGAGAGTGAGTAAAGAAGCTACAAACATCAAATCACGTTGCTAAAAAAGAACTCCAAGTATTTAAAATAAAGAATTCCTTTGTTGCGCAAACATATATGGATATAATTATGGTGTAATTGTTGATTTGTTatattattgtatttatattaagtcttaaaataaaataaaataaaatattttattaattttaactaTTAATATCataagttataataataataataataataataaaactcaataatattatgatataataaattAAAGATTACTGTTGTGttatgtaaaaaccccaaaaatagagatataaaaaaattagtgaattgatttcaaaaaaaaaaattaattaattaattaattaattaattaaaattttaattaattaactaattaattaatcggatttaaaagaaaaagaaaaaaaattaattaaaatttatttttatttttattttttttaataaaatatattattattaatattaattaaatatatatatattttttattattattattattattattattattattatgttaaccacctgaagcttctgaagcttcaggtggattcttaaaattcaccccccccagattcttcttcttcttcacttttattcttttcttctgcaactctcagaactctctctctctctcctcacgttctctctccctctctcctcgatttcgcgacggattttcgcccgatcgaaaatccgaagataccactggactccattcgttgctgccgtcatttctactggagcggatcgatggtaggagcggcgtaggcatattccctggggtaagccatttccccctttttctttaatttcttgcaaaatataagcccaattgacgaacggacaccaccacgagaatctagggatgattctctacaagtctagtgggacgaaattctcgtgggggtgtcgggccaaaactccaaatttggggtgcggcgattattaaggggcttatttttaattaattagcattaatttataaatgctaaaatattaagcatctgcgactggaataggatttctgaaatttagggctcgggtgagcgccgcgggtgtaattttgggacccgcaggcaaattttggaaaattaagtagggatattaaataatagtttaaatattaatttgaggtatttggagcctaaggaaggctagatgagtattattttggagaaatagattaattaatctagggaaaagtgtaaatttcaggagttgaatttcggacgctaagggcataggatttggatcctaaggaatttctcaatagccaggtaagggaataaactaaagcagtaatttttcatacaaattattattgattatgagtaaatttattttcagaaaagcatatgttatattgtgtattaagcatgaaatgtacgattgggaaaaatattgctatgatgattaaaatatatatgtatgtatgagatgtaaggaattcacgattttagaatatgaagaatgacttttaatagcatatgtgtggcatgcatattattttatgtgaaatgtattatgatgtgaaagattttacgaaccaagcagttatggaaatatgagttatgttgtgataaatgatgtattttcagtatatatatacctgaaacaattttggcgcgaggccatatatttatgttatcggcacgaggccgtatttatgttattggcgcgaggccatgtatttatgttatcggcacgaggccgaatctatgctatcggcacgaggccgtatttatattattggcacgaggccatatttactatgattttggcgcgaggccatatgtatgatttcggcgcgaggccgtatctatgttttcggcacgaggccgtaatgatgttatgtatgatcatgtattatatgttttcataaccaagatgttagtttagttcagaccaggagctcggtaccgtagctatgggttcattttggcacgaggccttattagtgctaccgtcccacgaggggatgggagatggatagtcgatgtggctttcagtagagtgtggacgtccacctggcagtccggaccagggtgtggcgggctcatcgtacttacagacatatttgattcggcagtggtcggccagccattgtcgggtcccgccttcgggctgcacaacccgtcatggggggtaatacatgacactagctagctattcatcctgtgtttattttcagtactacagttataacaaatgattttatgtatgatatgaattattaacagatgtgaaaatatatgtttacccagtacgatatgatgatgtttatggagttatgaaatgtactatatacgtataaatgcattaaatattcatgttgccacacaactgtatttagtttattttcccttactgagaagtgtctcacccccaatattattacatttttcaggagtccctgagagaccggcgggtcaaggccgtcgttgagattagtgagattaccccgtgaggagggtaagattttgtactaggattagaattattttgtgtttgaccctagagatattttgatgtatatgaggatgtatagtagtacagtatcataatgttatagaaagctctggtattatattttatgacgggatgtttgagattttatgtgtactgctgataggtttttcgctgtgtatgacaggtgtccccgctacccacgggttcgggttaaccattttatttagtatgtgatattttatgttaagaaattgagggacgttacatgtTAGGTTGCATACGAGGCAAGTCGAGCCAAGCCAAATAAGGGTTTTTGTagtgacctgaaaaataataacattttaataataagagggagagaaaatagatacagaaacaaaaggaggccgtagacttcgtcgacgaatgcgaattgcattttgaagataatattaaataatcataatttcagaaaattgtcaagtttcatcgacgaatacaaggtctcgtcaacgaaggtcttcagaatttcgtcgatgaacacagggtttcgtcgacgagaaaataccgaaagggaTTCTGAgacagcctgaatttcgtcgacgaatacaaattgtaacgacctcaaaattcttatcatttttaaaatatatatatatatatatatacaataaacattcctatgcagcggaaatacaaatcataaaattatttatacataaactgtacaataccagatttcagaatatacagaccatacaagaTGCCCCTCCAGTATTATTACTCAAAAAGATATACAACTCtgacaaaaacttaccctataaccaaagtgatctgagctacactctaCTCGCGGGCCTGATCTGCTCTcctcactggctcacctgaaaaatgttaaagtaataaagtgagtcgacgctcagtaagtggaaatatgctaccacttgtgtgtggcaactaagttaaggatacttttaaaaataataactgaactgcaatgaaataaatcatctgtaaaacatatctttttttcacaatttaaaacatattgtattgtctgtttttctacttttcatactgataatatatatcatattatactcatcatatactgtaaactgtaaacatatatatataaatgtgatTTTACCTTGGGATTCTGTACGtaatgatttaacctctcatgacagggttgtgcgggcccgtaggcgggactctatctggttggccctccagataagtcatcatactctacactacctcaacccagccaaactgcatcatCTCCTAAGTtcaggactggctactacctcgtcaaatcagccccctcaacccagtgtactggggagctgcatactctccgagcacgtctgacggtacccacatactatctgagatatgtggttgctcTCTAtttatatctagcaacggtaccgtgctctgtaatctgtatctgtctgtgtatttttcctcagggatctgatactatatacatatatacatatatactcttttactgtttttatcatgtttccaaaattaccgtaatgctatctttatgtactatatatactgtaaaaatgtatactgcatctgtagcatcttgatgctacctttgtatctctgtctgtatattacggtaataggaaacatgac
It encodes the following:
- the LOC131158737 gene encoding light-inducible protein CPRF2-like, producing MNSSSAFSMDDLDALCQSPAPAPELPFQASAGDAQRMNRSFSEWAFERLIQEASGSPVSEASVVGGANGDFSGRSRASSSRLEEGDEDVVEIKKPPPPSHPSPSAASIDSDDYQAYLRSRLFLDCAVVAKRRSPTGKPLNSTSLAENNSLASIHSKLGSQALGPGDGMSMEQSKVSSESLGMHTLPTLEKKSGVHVAITTSESSKEQSDDDDDLEGDTETTENTNPSDDKRARRMLSNRESARRSRRRKQEHLNELETQVSQLKVENSSLSKCLTDVSQKYQDAAVDNRVLKANIETLRAKVEMAGAAVQRAAGFNPLLRPIPDRPSIGEPFVNRQSNVPIKVPVQAQLDTNSFFHQPVPNTTSAPHSQRLNNVFPINSPAAPADNVHNDGTGNKKGQTSPLQPVASLEHVQKQICIGTDHCGASNALLNGN